One part of the Thermoanaerobacterium sp. CMT5567-10 genome encodes these proteins:
- the loaP gene encoding antiterminator LoaP encodes MCCKWYAIETKKDKELDTLNLINLILEKSNEKSYKILLPKRIIFERKKGKKVETTRYLIPKIVFVKVDDIKKIYNAINELNYDLLEDNSKPMEVKDEEMHIILQLINESDIIGVSSGIKIGTKVKIIDGPLKDFKGVIEEIDNRKGRAKIRLILSGNVYFVDLGIFVGEDVNQLLEMRS; translated from the coding sequence ATGTGCTGTAAATGGTATGCTATTGAGACAAAGAAGGATAAAGAACTTGATACATTAAATTTAATAAATTTAATATTAGAGAAGTCAAACGAAAAGTCATACAAAATATTATTACCTAAAAGAATTATTTTCGAAAGAAAAAAAGGCAAAAAAGTAGAAACGACCAGATATTTAATTCCAAAGATAGTTTTTGTAAAAGTTGACGACATTAAAAAAATTTATAATGCAATTAATGAATTAAATTATGACCTTTTAGAAGATAACAGTAAACCTATGGAAGTAAAAGATGAAGAGATGCATATCATATTACAGTTAATAAATGAATCTGATATTATCGGAGTTTCATCAGGAATAAAAATAGGAACTAAAGTAAAAATCATTGATGGTCCTTTAAAAGATTTTAAAGGAGTTATTGAAGAGATAGATAATCGCAAAGGCAGAGCAAAAATAAGGTTAATTTTATCAGGAAATGTATATTTTGTAGACCTAGGTATATTTGTAGGGGAAGATGTAAATCAATTACTAGAGATGAGAAGCTAA
- a CDS encoding sugar transferase: MTYLKVKRLIDIVLSLLGLILFSPVFLILIIAIKIDSNGPVLFKQKRVGIHKSYFNILKFRTMRVDTPKDIPTHMLENPDQWITKVGKFLRKTSLDELPQMINILKGEMSIIGPRPALWNQYNLIEERDKYGANDVRPGLTGWAQINGRDELPIEVKAKLDGEYVEKLSFWLDVKCFFKTIISVIKSDGVVEGGTGRLEKGEATQKETT; encoded by the coding sequence ATGACTTATTTAAAAGTAAAAAGATTGATAGATATAGTTCTTTCATTATTAGGGCTAATTTTGTTTTCTCCAGTATTTTTGATTTTAATAATAGCAATTAAGATTGACTCTAATGGTCCGGTGTTATTTAAGCAAAAAAGAGTTGGAATTCATAAGAGTTATTTTAATATATTAAAGTTTAGAACAATGAGAGTGGATACTCCTAAGGATATACCAACACATATGCTGGAGAACCCTGATCAGTGGATTACTAAGGTTGGAAAGTTTCTTAGAAAGACAAGTTTAGATGAGCTACCGCAGATGATAAATATATTAAAGGGTGAGATGAGCATTATTGGACCTCGTCCTGCTTTATGGAATCAATATAATTTAATAGAAGAAAGAGATAAGTATGGAGCTAATGATGTAAGACCAGGCCTTACTGGTTGGGCACAGATTAACGGTAGAGATGAACTACCCATTGAGGTTAAAGCGAAATTGGATGGGGAGTATGTTGAAAAGTTAAGCTTTTGGTTGGATGTAAAGTGCTTCTTTAAAACAATCATAAGTGTTATCAAAAGTGACGGAGTTGTCGAAGGCGGAACAGGAAGACTAGAAAAAGGAGAAGCTACTCAGAAGGAGACTACATAA